In Kryptolebias marmoratus isolate JLee-2015 linkage group LG11, ASM164957v2, whole genome shotgun sequence, the following proteins share a genomic window:
- the lrrc4ca gene encoding leucine rich repeat containing 4C, genome duplicate a codes for MFNKMTSSQQQQMMRGPRWNRALSDPLFVLLLALQLLVVAGLVRAQTCPSVCSCSNQFSKVICTRRGLREVPDGISTNTRYLNLQENLIQVIKVDSFKHLRHLEILQLSKNHIRKIELGAFNGLASLNTLELFDNRLTTIPNGAFEYLSKLKELWLRNNPIESIPSYAFNRVPSLRRLDLGELKRLSYISEGAFEGLSNLRYLNLGMCNLKEIPNLTPLVKLDELEMSGNQLSIIRPGSFKGLIHLQKLWMMHAQIQTIERNSFDDLQSLVELNLAHNNLTLLPHDLFTPLHHLERVHLHHNPWDCNCDILWLSWWLKEMVPANTSCCARCSSPSNFKGRYIGELDQNYFHCYAPVIVEPPADLNVTEGSAAELKCRASSLTSVSWITPNGSIMTHGAYKVRISVLNDGTLNFTNVTMQDTGTYTCMVSNSAGNTTASATLNVSSTENSSFSYFTTVTVETIETPHNEGFTTTVQQKVGPTPSAGTWETLSPTFTTTTTFRTPISTRATEKTYTISVTEGSLNGLDEVMKTTKIIIGCFVAITLMAAVMLIIFYKMRKQHHQQNHHAPTRTIEIINVDEDCVTGGPGMEGHLTLPPLEHEHLNHYNTYKTAYNHASTINSIHSSAHEPLLIRATSKDNVQETQI; via the coding sequence ATGTTCAACAAGATGACctcctctcagcagcagcagatgatgcGAGGTCCTAGGTGGAACCGGGCCTTGTCCGACCCCTTATTTGTACTGCTCCTTGCCTTGCAGCTGCTAGTGGTGGCAGGACTGGTGCGTGCTCAGACGTGTCCGTCTGTTTGTTCCTGTAGCAACCAGTTCAGTAAAGTCATCTGCACCCGCAGGGGCTTGCGAGAAGTACCTGATGGCATCTCTACCAACACGCGCTACCTGAATCTGCAAGAAAATCTCATTCAGGTTATTAAGGTGGACAGCTTCAAGCACCTAAGACATTTGGAAATTCTACAACTGAGCAAAAACCACATTCGCAAAATTGAGCTAGGAGCCTTCAATGGACTGGCCAGTCTCAATACCTTGGAGCTTTTTGATAATCGACTCACCACCATCCCAAACGGTGCATTTGAATACCTTTCCAAACTAAAAGAACTTTGGCTTAGGAATAACCCAATAGAGAGCATTCCATCTTATGCTTTCAACAGAGTTCCCTCATTACGAAGACTCGACCTTGGGGAGCTTAAACGACTCTCCTACATTTCAGAGGGAGCCTTTGAAGGACTCAGCAATCTACGCTACTTAAATTTGGGAATGTGCAATCTGAAGGAAATTCCCAATCTTACTCCTCTGGTAAAGCTTGATGAACTTGAGATGTCTGGAAACCAGTTATCTATTATTCGGCCTGGTTCATTTAAAGGGCTTATCCACTTGCAAAAATTATGGATGATGCATGCTCAGATCCAGACCATTGAAAGGAACTCATTTGATGACCTGCAGTCCCTCGTGGAGCTCAATTTAGCCCACAACAACCTTACCCTTTTGCCCCATGATCTTTTCACTCCTTTACATCACCTGGAGAGGGTGCACTTGCACCACAATCCATGGGATTGCAACTGTGACATCCTCTGGCTCAGCTGGTGGCTAAAGGAGATGGTACCAGCAAACACCAGCTGCTGTGCTCGCTGCAGTTCACCTTCAAACTTTAAAGGACGATACATTGGTGAGCTGGACCAGAATTACTTTCATTGTTATGCTCCTGTTATTGTGGAGCCTCCTGCAGACCTAAATGTGACAGAGGGAAGTGCTGCAGAGTTGAAATGCAGAGCCAGCTCTTTGACCTCAGTAAGCTGGATTACACCTAATGGTTCCATTATGACACATGGCGCATACAAGGTCAGAATTTCAGTCCTAAACGATGGTACATTAAATTTCACCAATGTTACCATGCAGGACACAGGCACATATACATGCATGGTCAGTAATTCTGCAGGTAATACAACAGCATCTGCCACACTTAATGTGTCTTCAACAGAGAACAGCAGTTTCAGCTACTTTACCACAGTGACAGTAGAGACAATAGAAACACCTCATAATGAAGGCTTCACCACCACTGTTCAACAAAAGGTTGGCCCCACACCCTCTGCTGGTACATGGGAGACTCTTTCACCCACCTTTACCACAACCACTACATTTCGAACCCCAATCTCCACCCGAGCAACAGAGAAGACCTACACAATCTCTGTGACAGAGGGCTCACTTAATGGCTTGGATGAGGTAATGAAGACAACCAAGATCATCATTGGCTGCTTTGTTGCAATCACACTTATGGCAGCTGTCATGCTGATAATCTTCTACAAGATGCGTAAGCAACACCACCAGCAGAACCACCACGCACCCACACGCACTATTGAGATTATTAATGTGGATGAGGACTGCGTCACTGGAGGCCCAGGAATGGAGGGTCACCTGACTCTGCCACCTCTTGAGCATGAGCACCTCAACCACTATAACACCTACAAGACTGCTTACAACCATGCCTCTACTATCAATTCCATACACAGCTCAGCGCACGAACCTTTGTTAATTCGGGCAACCTCAAAAGACAATGTGCAAGAGACCCAAATCTAA